From the Cyanobium sp. M30B3 genome, the window TTCAACGTGATCGAGGCCACCGAGTGAGGCCGCCCCTCAGCAACTCCTGATTCGTCCAGCCCTGTTTCCCCACCCATGACCGTGACCCCCGTGGCCGACCCCTGTGTCGGCAATCTGGCCACCCCCGTCAACAGCAGCTACTTCACCAAGGCGTTCCTGAACGCCCTTCCTGCCTATCGCCCCTCCCTGTCTCCAAACCGCCGTGGCCTGGAGGTGGGCATGGCCCATGGCTATCTGCTCTACGGGCCGTTCGCCTTCACCGGCCCCCTGCGCATGACTGACTACGCCAGCACCGCCGGACTGCTGGCGGCGATTGGACTGGTGTCGATCCTCACCGTCTGCCTGTCGATCTACGGCACGGCCGGCAACGGTCCGAACGTCCAGCCCGCC encodes:
- a CDS encoding photosystem I reaction center protein subunit XI, which codes for MTVTPVADPCVGNLATPVNSSYFTKAFLNALPAYRPSLSPNRRGLEVGMAHGYLLYGPFAFTGPLRMTDYASTAGLLAAIGLVSILTVCLSIYGTAGNGPNVQPADATIDHPPADLFTKAGWAEFASGFWLGGCGGAAFAWFLASIALNSPLAQLGGIWSAG